In the Aromatoleum bremense genome, one interval contains:
- a CDS encoding CapA family protein — MAEETLQITFFMCGDVMTGRGIDQILPHPSHPQLFEPHVTSALDYVALAERRCGPIPRAVTPAWIWGDALAVLDSMRPDVRLINLETAVTASDDAWPAKGIHYRMHPANIAALTALRPDCCALANNHVLDWGRRGLCETLDVLHAAGIPTAGAGRDLAEATRPTCIAPRTARARDDGAGSGHGAAPAATPRAMAGPRVLVFAVAVESSGVPHAWAATAGRPGVAWLAAPSPAAAAVILDTVAARRQPGDVVVVSIHWGPNWVARIPTEHRAFAHLLVEGGVDVVHGHSSHHPLAIEVYRERLILYGCGDFLNDYEGISGHAAFRPDLALMYFPVLDAGSGRLLRLTLVPTRIDRLRVNRANDEEIAWLQATLDRECQPFGTRVVREGDVLRVSGR; from the coding sequence ATGGCCGAAGAAACGCTGCAAATCACCTTCTTCATGTGCGGTGACGTGATGACCGGCCGCGGCATCGACCAGATCCTGCCGCATCCTTCGCACCCGCAGCTCTTCGAACCGCACGTCACCTCGGCGCTCGACTACGTCGCCCTCGCCGAGCGCCGCTGCGGCCCGATCCCGCGTGCGGTGACCCCGGCCTGGATCTGGGGCGACGCGCTGGCCGTCCTCGACAGCATGCGCCCCGACGTACGCCTCATCAACCTGGAAACCGCGGTGACCGCGAGCGACGACGCCTGGCCCGCCAAGGGGATCCACTACCGCATGCATCCGGCCAACATCGCCGCCCTCACCGCGCTGCGGCCGGACTGCTGCGCCCTCGCCAACAACCACGTGCTGGACTGGGGACGCCGCGGCCTGTGCGAGACGCTCGACGTGCTCCACGCCGCGGGCATCCCCACCGCGGGGGCCGGACGCGACCTGGCCGAAGCCACCCGGCCGACCTGCATCGCCCCGCGCACGGCCCGGGCGCGTGATGACGGCGCTGGCAGCGGCCACGGCGCCGCGCCGGCTGCAACGCCGCGCGCCATGGCGGGCCCACGCGTGCTCGTGTTCGCAGTGGCCGTCGAGAGCAGCGGCGTGCCGCACGCATGGGCGGCGACGGCGGGCCGCCCCGGCGTCGCCTGGCTCGCCGCCCCGTCGCCGGCCGCGGCCGCCGTCATCCTCGACACCGTCGCCGCCCGCCGGCAGCCCGGCGACGTGGTCGTGGTGTCGATCCATTGGGGGCCGAACTGGGTGGCGCGCATCCCGACCGAGCACCGCGCCTTCGCGCACCTGCTGGTGGAAGGCGGCGTCGACGTGGTGCACGGCCACTCCTCGCACCACCCGCTCGCCATCGAGGTCTACCGCGAGCGCCTCATCCTCTACGGCTGCGGGGACTTTCTCAACGACTACGAAGGCATCTCGGGCCATGCGGCGTTTCGCCCCGATCTCGCGCTGATGTACTTCCCGGTGCTCGACGCGGGCAGCGGGCGCCTGCTGCGCCTCACCCTGGTGCCGACGCGGATCGACCGGCTGCGCGTCAATCGTGCCAACGACGAGGAAATCGCCTGGTTGCAGGCCACGCTCGACCGCGAGTGCCAGCCCTTCGGCACGCGGGTGGTGCGCGAGGGGGACGTGCTGCGGGTGAGCGGGCGGTGA
- the dnaK gene encoding molecular chaperone DnaK, with the protein MAIIGIDLGTSNSAAAVLRGGRPVMIPSGEGVSLGGKAFPSYVAITTDGQMLVGEPARRQAAANPQGTATGFKRRMGVRERIALREREFSPEQLSAFLLQKIKRDAEAFLGEPVTQAVVTVPAYFDDNQRTATKDACAIAGLEVARLVNEPTAASLAYGLDRLGQELRIAVIDLGGGTLDVTIMEFGKGVFEVKATSGDTRLGGTDMNAAIFDALAERFRRDTGLDVRDDVKARARLLEAAEIAKIELSTSATTHLSLPYIGATGGEPCHLEMDLSRSDMERMVRPVIERCRGPVEQALRDAGVSPKEVDRLVFVGGPTRMPAVRSFFEDLLGRKAELGVDPMECVAAGAAIQAGVLSGEVSDIVLVDVTPLTLGVETLGGVATALIARNTPVPVKKTEIFTTAADMQTSVTVHVVQGERSMAAANVSLGQFNLDGLPPAPRGVPKIEVSFDIDASGILDVAARDTATGKSQSIRISGSTRLPADARQRMVDEAERYAEEDKARRAEAEQLNDADAVCYQAEKLLADFPDKLTAEMKDGIEAARRATFDACVKHDAAAARDKAEALKKLLKEAGAVIYAQMPGSAYKEYRYDEATRPGETPGAGHGTQGRVVDADYRER; encoded by the coding sequence ATGGCGATCATCGGAATCGATTTGGGCACATCCAATTCCGCGGCGGCGGTGCTGCGCGGAGGCAGGCCGGTAATGATCCCCAGCGGCGAAGGCGTGAGCCTGGGCGGCAAGGCGTTTCCCAGTTACGTCGCAATCACCACCGACGGCCAGATGCTGGTGGGCGAGCCCGCCCGCCGCCAGGCTGCCGCCAACCCGCAGGGCACCGCCACCGGGTTCAAGCGCCGCATGGGCGTGCGCGAGCGGATCGCGCTGCGCGAGCGGGAGTTCTCCCCGGAACAGCTGTCGGCCTTCCTGCTGCAGAAGATCAAGCGCGACGCCGAGGCCTTCCTCGGCGAACCGGTCACCCAGGCGGTCGTCACCGTGCCCGCCTATTTCGACGACAACCAGCGCACCGCGACCAAGGACGCCTGCGCCATCGCCGGCCTGGAGGTGGCGCGGCTGGTGAACGAGCCCACCGCGGCCTCGCTCGCCTACGGGCTGGACCGCCTCGGGCAGGAGCTGCGCATCGCGGTCATCGACCTGGGCGGCGGCACGCTCGACGTGACCATCATGGAATTCGGCAAGGGCGTGTTCGAGGTCAAGGCCACCAGCGGTGACACCCGGCTGGGCGGCACCGACATGAATGCGGCGATCTTCGATGCCCTGGCCGAGCGCTTCCGGCGCGACACGGGGCTGGACGTGCGCGACGACGTCAAGGCGCGGGCGCGCCTGCTGGAGGCGGCCGAGATCGCCAAGATCGAACTCTCCACCAGCGCCACCACCCACCTGAGCCTGCCCTACATCGGGGCGACGGGCGGCGAACCGTGCCACCTCGAGATGGATCTCTCGCGCAGCGACATGGAGCGCATGGTGCGCCCCGTCATCGAACGCTGCCGCGGCCCGGTGGAGCAGGCCTTGCGCGACGCCGGGGTGAGCCCGAAGGAGGTGGACCGTCTCGTCTTCGTCGGCGGGCCGACGCGGATGCCGGCCGTGCGCAGCTTCTTCGAGGATCTCCTCGGGCGCAAGGCCGAGCTCGGGGTCGACCCGATGGAGTGCGTCGCGGCCGGTGCGGCCATCCAGGCCGGCGTGCTCTCCGGCGAGGTGAGCGACATCGTGCTGGTCGACGTCACCCCACTCACCCTCGGAGTCGAGACCCTGGGCGGGGTCGCGACCGCGCTGATCGCGCGCAACACGCCGGTGCCGGTGAAAAAGACCGAAATCTTCACCACCGCGGCCGACATGCAGACCAGCGTGACGGTCCACGTCGTGCAGGGCGAGCGCAGCATGGCCGCCGCCAACGTGAGCCTCGGCCAGTTCAACCTCGACGGCCTGCCGCCAGCCCCGCGCGGCGTCCCCAAGATCGAGGTGAGCTTCGACATCGACGCCAGCGGCATCCTCGACGTCGCCGCGCGCGACACCGCCACCGGCAAGTCCCAGTCGATCCGCATCAGCGGCTCGACCCGCCTGCCGGCCGACGCCAGGCAGCGCATGGTCGACGAGGCCGAGCGCTACGCCGAGGAGGACAAGGCCCGGCGCGCCGAGGCCGAGCAGCTCAACGACGCCGATGCCGTGTGCTATCAGGCCGAAAAGCTCCTGGCCGACTTCCCCGACAAGCTCACCGCCGAGATGAAGGACGGCATCGAGGCGGCGCGCCGTGCCACCTTTGATGCCTGCGTCAAGCACGACGCGGCCGCCGCCCGCGACAAGGCCGAGGCGTTGAAGAAGCTCCTCAAGGAGGCCGGGGCGGTGATCTACGCCCAGATGCCGGGCTCCGCCTACAAGGAATACCGCTACGACGAGGCCACCCGCCCGGGCGAGACCCCCGGCGCCGGCCACGGCACGCAGGGCCGTGTGGTGGATGCCGACTACCGCGAACGTTGA
- a CDS encoding putative toxin-antitoxin system toxin component, PIN family, with product MGQVKGQVKGRDSAAAVPRAVLDTNVVLSALVFGGGVPGALRRAWQSGDFLPLVSRVTAAELVRVLTYPKFKLGAAEQEELLADYLPFCETVTIPDPPPRTPACRDAHDLPFLELAIAGDAAWLVTGDADLHAVAAGFICPIVNAASFLEHLRRPDA from the coding sequence ATGGGGCAGGTCAAGGGGCAGGTCAAGGGGCGGGACTCGGCGGCCGCCGTGCCCCGCGCAGTGCTCGACACCAACGTGGTGCTGTCCGCGCTGGTTTTCGGCGGCGGGGTTCCCGGTGCGCTGCGAAGGGCATGGCAGAGTGGGGACTTCCTGCCGCTGGTCTCGCGCGTCACCGCGGCCGAGCTCGTGCGGGTGCTGACCTACCCCAAGTTCAAACTGGGCGCCGCCGAGCAGGAAGAACTGCTCGCCGATTACCTGCCGTTCTGCGAGACGGTCACCATCCCCGATCCGCCGCCACGCACGCCGGCCTGTCGTGACGCGCATGACCTGCCCTTTCTCGAGTTGGCGATTGCTGGCGATGCGGCTTGGCTCGTGACGGGCGATGCGGACCTGCATGCCGTGGCGGCGGGTTTCATTTGTCCGATCGTCAATGCGGCGTCCTTCCTCGAGCATCTGAGACGACCCGACGCGTAA
- a CDS encoding CBS domain-containing protein produces MDVGEICTRTVVYAHRELVLSEAARLMRNHHVGSIVVVQETDAGRVPIGMLTDRDIVIGVVAAEVDARTLSVGEVMSADLVCVREQDSVFDALRAMRGRGIRRVPVTDAAGALAGILAVDDVLEIISEQLRDIVRAIGSERTHETQTRG; encoded by the coding sequence ATGGACGTTGGCGAAATCTGTACCCGGACCGTCGTATACGCGCACAGGGAGCTCGTGCTGAGCGAAGCCGCGCGGCTGATGCGCAACCATCACGTCGGCAGCATCGTGGTGGTGCAGGAGACCGACGCCGGGCGCGTCCCGATCGGCATGCTGACCGACCGCGACATCGTGATCGGGGTGGTTGCGGCGGAAGTCGATGCGCGAACGCTGTCGGTCGGCGAAGTGATGAGCGCCGATCTCGTTTGCGTGCGCGAACAGGATTCGGTGTTCGACGCCCTGCGCGCGATGCGCGGCCGCGGTATCCGTCGCGTGCCGGTCACCGACGCGGCCGGCGCACTGGCGGGCATCCTGGCGGTCGACGACGTGCTCGAGATCATCTCGGAGCAGCTGCGCGACATCGTCCGCGCGATCGGCAGCGAGCGCACCCACGAAACGCAGACCCGCGGGTGA
- a CDS encoding GYD domain-containing protein yields the protein MTTFIMITRLSPEALRNPRALEDFEKRVMGHIRNDCPSVHWLHSWAVLGPSDYVDVFQAPDIDTAMQVSTIFRTFGRVHSEIWPATEWDRFKALLHALPDN from the coding sequence ATGACCACCTTCATCATGATCACCCGCCTGTCCCCCGAGGCGCTGCGCAACCCCAGGGCCCTGGAAGACTTCGAAAAGCGCGTCATGGGGCACATCCGCAACGATTGCCCGTCCGTGCATTGGCTGCACAGCTGGGCGGTGCTCGGGCCCAGCGACTACGTGGACGTCTTCCAGGCGCCCGACATCGACACCGCGATGCAGGTGTCGACCATCTTCCGCACCTTCGGGCGCGTCCATTCGGAGATCTGGCCCGCGACCGAATGGGACCGGTTCAAGGCCCTGCTCCACGCTTTGCCGGACAACTGA
- a CDS encoding DnaJ C-terminal domain-containing protein: MDTTARKDYYEVLGVPRDADEKAIKDAFRTLAMKYHPDRNKSPDAEARFKEIAEAYAVLSDRGKRAQYDAGGFAGVGDFDAQDLFSGIDFEDLFGGGLGAGLDAGLFERFFGGRRRGPRQGESIRVAITVPLATIASGGEETIRLAHPVACAACHGSGAKAGTAPRKCPACHGSGRQVRSESRDGVHVEHATTCPVCGGRGSVIDEPCPDCHGSGVAERSESLVVRIPKGTEEGMTLRIAGHGLPASAPGGAAGDLLVTVYSAPDERFARDGADLWREEAIALTDAVLGATRTVPTLQGTASVRIAPGTATDAVLRLRGKGLPRFGEGRHGDLLIRLRVLIPARLSAAQRELFERLRATGC, from the coding sequence GTGGATACGACCGCGCGCAAGGACTACTACGAAGTGCTCGGGGTGCCGCGCGACGCGGACGAGAAGGCGATCAAGGACGCCTTCCGCACGCTGGCGATGAAGTACCACCCCGATCGCAACAAGTCGCCCGACGCGGAGGCGCGCTTCAAGGAGATCGCCGAGGCCTACGCGGTGCTCTCCGACCGCGGCAAGCGGGCGCAGTACGACGCCGGCGGCTTCGCCGGGGTGGGCGATTTCGACGCGCAGGATCTCTTCAGCGGAATCGACTTCGAAGACCTCTTCGGCGGCGGCCTCGGCGCGGGACTGGATGCGGGGCTGTTCGAGCGCTTCTTCGGCGGCCGCCGGCGCGGGCCGCGCCAGGGCGAGAGCATTCGCGTCGCGATCACGGTGCCGCTCGCCACCATCGCCAGCGGCGGCGAGGAGACCATCCGCCTCGCCCATCCGGTCGCCTGCGCCGCCTGTCACGGGAGCGGTGCCAAGGCGGGCACTGCGCCGCGCAAGTGCCCAGCCTGCCATGGAAGCGGCCGCCAGGTGCGGTCGGAATCGCGCGACGGCGTGCACGTCGAGCACGCCACCACCTGTCCCGTGTGCGGGGGGCGCGGCAGCGTCATCGACGAGCCGTGCCCGGACTGCCACGGCAGCGGCGTCGCCGAGCGCAGCGAATCCCTGGTGGTACGCATTCCGAAGGGGACGGAAGAAGGCATGACGCTGCGCATCGCGGGCCACGGACTGCCCGCCTCCGCCCCGGGCGGCGCCGCCGGCGACCTGCTGGTGACCGTCTACAGCGCGCCCGACGAACGCTTCGCGCGCGACGGCGCGGACCTGTGGCGGGAGGAGGCGATCGCCCTCACCGACGCGGTGCTCGGCGCCACGCGCACGGTTCCGACCCTGCAGGGCACGGCGTCGGTGCGCATCGCGCCGGGCACCGCGACTGACGCCGTCCTGCGGCTGCGCGGCAAGGGGCTGCCGCGGTTCGGCGAAGGCCGCCACGGCGATCTCCTGATACGGCTGCGCGTGCTCATTCCGGCCAGGCTCAGCGCCGCGCAGCGCGAGCTGTTCGAACGCCTGCGCGCCACCGGATGCTGA
- a CDS encoding AbrB/MazE/SpoVT family DNA-binding domain-containing protein, with product MLAKMTSKNQLTLPKSVTEAVGAGPYFEVEARNGQIILTPVRIQRADAVRAKLAELDLTEQDVADAVAWAREHVDSPRGKQ from the coding sequence ATGCTCGCCAAAATGACTTCCAAGAACCAGCTCACTCTTCCGAAGAGCGTGACCGAGGCGGTCGGTGCCGGCCCGTACTTCGAGGTGGAAGCCCGCAATGGCCAGATCATCCTCACGCCTGTGCGCATTCAGCGTGCCGACGCGGTGCGCGCCAAGCTCGCCGAGCTCGACCTTACGGAGCAGGATGTGGCCGATGCCGTCGCCTGGGCGCGCGAGCACGTCGATTCGCCGCGCGGCAAGCAGTGA
- a CDS encoding IS1096 element passenger TnpR family protein encodes MHQDDTNDMDALHELFDYIIDEGVGVILDTGSFDALHTRLRELMRPLAQAIVSEAGEDADDSQVDQAARAIATRAALDLWNHTPIPDNHFRPHKMDKPERNAPCPCGSQRKYKQCCGAVESPSLTLPPDEMAARVLKRLPKERIGEISALGVPVQTLGMVAQAWFEQERFDDVVTLLEPLFKDVRGLDERAELAADVLGNAWLALGDEARRLALITTLKRAPDKTLKSAAFQREATLNCDRGDFPAAWAAFGQAQRLTPNNPALAHLEVLLLLAEGRQAEARARVDFWAAKLARDPEFDHSELIGLLHQMLDVGRVDERLAALPEDYPERRLLLHIELEGIEPPIWRRLEVENSLTFAELHDILQTAMGWDDAHLHEFIVGEYRIGPAFETEWDEPTLPGEDVELGQVIGRKKSFRYLYDFGDSWSHRITIEQRLPSTPTERPAVLLAGKRACPPEDCGGVPGYYRLLDALARPDSEENRETLEWLGDYKPDAFSLASVRKAVASLFTCI; translated from the coding sequence ATGCATCAAGACGACACCAACGACATGGACGCGCTCCATGAACTCTTTGACTACATCATCGACGAAGGCGTCGGGGTCATCCTCGACACAGGCTCCTTCGACGCCCTGCACACCCGCCTGCGCGAGTTGATGCGGCCGTTGGCCCAAGCCATCGTCAGCGAGGCGGGCGAGGACGCCGACGACAGCCAGGTGGACCAGGCCGCCCGCGCAATCGCCACGCGCGCCGCGCTCGACCTGTGGAACCACACGCCGATTCCCGACAACCACTTCCGGCCGCACAAGATGGACAAGCCGGAGCGCAATGCCCCGTGCCCGTGCGGCTCGCAGCGCAAGTACAAGCAGTGTTGCGGGGCGGTCGAGTCGCCGAGCCTCACGCTGCCCCCGGACGAGATGGCCGCGCGGGTGCTCAAGCGCCTGCCGAAGGAGCGTATCGGCGAGATCAGCGCCCTCGGCGTGCCGGTGCAGACGCTCGGCATGGTGGCGCAGGCCTGGTTCGAGCAGGAACGATTCGACGACGTCGTCACCTTGCTCGAACCCCTGTTCAAGGATGTGCGCGGGCTCGACGAGCGCGCCGAACTGGCCGCCGACGTGCTGGGCAACGCCTGGCTCGCCCTCGGCGACGAAGCACGGCGGCTGGCGCTCATCACCACGTTGAAGCGTGCGCCGGACAAGACGCTGAAGAGCGCGGCATTTCAACGCGAGGCCACGCTGAACTGCGACCGCGGCGACTTCCCGGCCGCGTGGGCCGCCTTCGGGCAGGCACAGCGCCTGACACCGAACAACCCGGCGCTCGCTCACCTCGAAGTCCTGCTGCTGCTCGCCGAGGGTCGGCAGGCCGAAGCGCGGGCGCGGGTCGATTTTTGGGCCGCAAAACTTGCCCGCGACCCCGAGTTCGACCATTCGGAGCTCATCGGCCTGCTCCACCAGATGCTCGACGTCGGCCGGGTGGACGAGCGCCTCGCAGCGCTGCCCGAAGACTACCCGGAACGGCGCCTGCTGCTGCACATCGAACTCGAGGGCATCGAGCCGCCGATCTGGCGCCGGCTGGAAGTCGAGAACAGCCTGACTTTCGCCGAGCTGCACGACATCCTGCAGACTGCAATGGGCTGGGACGACGCGCATCTTCACGAGTTCATCGTCGGCGAGTACCGCATCGGGCCCGCGTTCGAAACCGAGTGGGACGAGCCGACCTTGCCCGGCGAAGATGTCGAGCTTGGCCAGGTGATCGGCCGCAAAAAGTCCTTCCGCTACCTGTACGACTTCGGCGACAGCTGGAGCCACCGCATCACCATCGAACAGCGCCTGCCATCGACGCCGACCGAGCGGCCCGCCGTCCTCCTCGCCGGCAAGCGCGCCTGCCCGCCGGAAGACTGCGGCGGCGTGCCGGGTTATTACCGGCTCCTCGATGCCCTCGCCAGGCCGGACAGCGAAGAAAACCGCGAAACGCTCGAGTGGCTGGGCGACTACAAGCCGGACGCATTCAGCCTCGCGAGCGTTCGCAAGGCAGTGGCGTCGCTGTTTACGTGCATCTGA